In Biomphalaria glabrata chromosome 11, xgBioGlab47.1, whole genome shotgun sequence, the following proteins share a genomic window:
- the LOC106053763 gene encoding major facilitator superfamily domain-containing protein 6-like → MEADYEEYDRSKQEFDPFQNVKPSSGSTNGAREPFKGVSHSQQPQRPTAFSRDFLDSLCTVVNRDLLFCKLFYFFFFGAFGSLFPLLAIYFKQLGMNASQSGVLIGFRPFIEFLSAPFWGGLADKWKRGKEMLLFSLVCWIVFTLAIAFVKPPAHKCITFNGTHNLLEVPLGRRRRDDASAIHRFSVDLTPMSVSHLGGFKVLGSDFRLLNPPPLLSKTTTLSVADSIQDPRLAHNSGWAKDVIVLPDDLEVIDINSRYRRSPVVDPSKIANVNGSMRGLIFNRHSTVVYQEDEVSQAFFILLLLVIIGEFFSAPAITFADSVTLSFLGEDTQNYGRQRMFGSLGWGLAMFFVGMALDHSTTFPDHPCGKAHLSEKNYTVCFAVFSVLMSCAFLAALQFRFDHHLNRKLKLSEIPVKVKDKVKRVISGHRKIDRERLVEEYDEDDEEFPRKPLEDAVAEDSAESNLKINPAAGSDMVTDALKAPGAKAGRGLGGATGAIPFGSAEANYSDQPFFGKWIAVVKLLATYQYISVLFIAWFMGFGIGIIFTFLFWHLQDLGGSPTLFGVASVINHISELFAYFMAGNLILKFGHVKILYAGLLGNIARFFYISFLSNPWWVLPFEFVQGLTHAAVWASCCAYITHAIPVELRSSAQGILQGLHHGLGRGCGAVFGGLLVYQYGSIVTFRIYGVTCIMVLLAYVGINVFLEKRGKFSHGGKVPHELFEDTAHLAPHGVPSGMARNLSNTRLAKDVKQEYGSVTNDNGSSFAVQGQRDGQLRTSSRRQEENPLHQGYEGDRITMFEPPRLPTHIYQQQPKNSYDQDYGP, encoded by the exons ATGGAGGCAGACTACGAGGAGTACGACCGATCCAAGCAGGAATTCGACCCATTTCAGAACGTAAAACCAAGTTCTGGATCGACCAATGGCGCTCGCGAGCCATTCAAAGGGGTTTCTCATTCTCAACAGCCGCAGCGACCAACAGCTTTCAGTCGAGACTTCTTGGACTCTCTCTGCACAGTGGTCAACAGAGACCTTCTCTTCTGCAAGcttttctatttcttcttcttcggcGCTTTTGGTTCCCTCTTTCCCCTGCTGGCCATTTACTTCAAACAGCTTGGCATGAACGCTTCCCAGAGCGGTGTGCTGATCGGCTTCCGGCCGTTCATCGAGTTTCTCAGCGCGCCTTTCTGGGGAGGCCTGGCGGACAAGTGGAAGAGAGGCAAGGAGATGCTGCTCTTTTCTCTCGTCTGCTGGATCGTCTTCACGCTGGCCATCGCCTTCGTCAAGCCCCCTGCACACAAATGCATCACCTTTAATGGAACTCACAATCTCCTGGAGGTTCCCTTGGGCCGCAGACGTCGAGACGATGCCAGCGCCATCCACCGGTTCTCTGTCGATCTCACACCGATGTCTGTCTCGCATTTAGGAGGCTTCAAAGTTCTCGGATCCGATTTCAGATTATTGAATCCACCCCCCTTGCTGTCAAAGACGACGACACTGTCGGTGGCGGACAGTATTCAAGACCCTCGTTTAGCTCACAACAGCGGCTGGGCTAAAGACGTTATTGTACTGCCCGACGATCTGGAAGTAATCGACATCAACAGTCGTTACCGACGCAGCCCCGTCGTCGATCCCAGCAAAATTGCTAACGTGAATGGTTCGATGCGTGGACTGATCTTCAATCGCCACTCGACCGTTGTGTATCAG GAAGATGAAGTATCGCAGGCGTTCTTCATCCTTCTACTCCTGGTCATTATCGGCGAGTTTTTCAGCGCCCCTGCCATCACGTTCGCCGACTCGGTGACCTTGTCCTTCCTGGGAGAAGACACTCAGAACTATGGACGACAGAGAATGTTCGGATCCTTAG GCTGGGGTCTCGCCATGTTTTTTGTGGGCATGGCCTTGGACCACTCGACAACCTTTCCTGACCACCCTTGCGGTAAAGCGCACCTGAGTGAGAAAAACTACACAGTTTGTTTTGCTGTCTTCTCTGTCCTCATGAGCTGCGCCTTCCTGGCAGCTTTACAG TTTCGATTTGACCACCACCTCAACCGGAAGCTCAAACTTTCTGAAATCCCAGTGAAGGTGAAGGACAAGGTCAAGAGGGTGATCTCAGGTCACAGGAAGATAGATCGGGAGAGGCTGGTGGAGGAATACGACGAGGATGACGAAGAGTTTCCAAGGAAACCGTTAGAGGACGCCGTTGCTGAGGACTCCGCAG AATCGAATCTGAAAATCAACCCAGCTGCAGGTTCTGATATGGTAACAGATGCATTAAAAGCTCCTGGGGCTAAG GCAGGGCGTGGCCTAGGTGGCGCCACTGGAGCTATACCTTTTGGCAGTGCAGAGGCTAACTACTCAGATCAACCATTCTTTGGCAAATGGATAGCTGTGGTCAAACTGCTTGCTACATACcag TATATCTCAGTTCTGTTTATAGCTTGGTTCATGGGCTTTGGGATAGGCAtcatctttacttttcttttctggcaTCTTCAAGATCTGGGTGGATCTCCAACTTTGTTTGGCGTGGCGTCTGTGATCAATCACATCTCTGAGCTGTTCGCTTATTTTATGGCTGGCAATTTGATCTTAAAATTTG GTCATGTCAAGATTCTGTATGCTGGTTTATTAGGAAACATTGCcagatttttttacatttcatttttgtctAACCCGTGGTGGGTTTTGCCATTTGAATTTGTACAAG GATTAACACATGCCGCGGTATGGGCGTCTTGCTGTGCATATATCACTCATGCCATTCCTGTGGAGTTAAGATCGTCTGCCCAGGGAATTCTGCAAGGCTTGCACCATGGCCTAGGAAGAGGCTGTGGCGCTGTATTTGGCGGTCTTTTAGTCTATCAGTATG GCAGTATTGTCACCTTCCGTATATATGGCGTTACTTGTATCATGGTGCTACTAGCGTATGTTGGAATCAACGTGTTTCTGGAG AAGCGCGGTAAGTTTTCTCATGGTGGCAAAGTTCCTCACGAGCTCTTCGAGGACACAGCCCACCTGGCACCACACGGTGTCCCCTCGGGCATGGCCAGGAATTTGTCCAACACTCGGCTtgccaaagatgtcaagcaag AATATGGGTCAGTGACCAATGATAATGGCTCTTCATTTGCTGTTCAAGGACAAAGAGACG gtcAGTTAAGAACATCCAGCAGACGACAGGAGGAAAATCCTCTACATCAA